The genomic interval CATTTACAGCAGATTTCTCTTTTTTTCGAACAGACTGAAGCATTTTTTCATTGTCTCTAATTTCCTGTTGAATTTGAGCTTTACGCTGTTCCAGTTTTTCTTGCTGTGAATCCTGCGCCCACACAAATGTTGTGGCACATATTAAAACTAGACTTAGGAGAAATTTTGGCATGTTTCTATTTTTATTTTGCAAATTTACTGAATTGTAACTTTTTTATAGCCACTTGGAACGCTATATGGAAAAGAAAGTTCTTCATTAAATGAAATATTGTTATAATTTAAATTAATATTCGTTTTGCCTTTTGGCTGAACGGCATTTATTTCGATACTAGTTGGAATTGTTCCTTGATTGAAAACTTTACTATCTGAGTAATTAATCTGTAAATTTCTATTTTCTGATGGCTGAGAAATCTCTTCCTTTTGAATCAAATATTTTTCGCCATCTAAGAAAAATGTCTTTTTCAAATTTGCATCTTTTTCTTCATCCAATCTAAAAAGATTATCTACAATGGTTTGCGTGTATTTCCCTTTTCTTAAATCGTCAAATGCTTCTCCTACAAGTAAGTTCTGCACTTTAGTATAGTCTAAATCTGTTCCTAACCATTTGCTTAGACTTGTAAAATCTCCTTCGTAATACGTACTGTTTATTTTTTCGTAATAACTTACTGTAGAAGGTGTTATTAAAGCTTTTGCCATTGTAATCCCTAAAAAGCGTACACTTATCAAAATCTGTTTGTCTTTTTCGATTCTAATTTCAGCACTAACATTTTGGCTTTGTTTTTCATCAACATATTTTGCGCTGGCTTTTATGTATAAGGTAGAAAAATCTAATTTATTCTCATAATGCTTTTCTACAACTTTTTTATCCTCTTTTGGAGCAACTGTTTGGCTTGTATTGTTTCCTTGTACCGCAACTGCTTTAGATTTACATGAAATTACGGCAACAGATAGCAATAGAACTGATATATATTTTTTCATTTGAATTTTCTTTTTATTTTTTCTTTTTTAATAATTCATTAGCCTTCAAAAAGTATTCCTCTTTTTTCTTGGCATCTCCCAATCCATTATACGCTTCTCCTAATTGAATATTAAAATTTGCTTCCAATTTTGCATCATCCACTACATAATCAAGCCCCATTTCTAAAACAGTTTTTGCATTTTTAAACTGCTTCGTCTGATTGCTTCCCAAACCTGCATAATAATAAAACTGTGCCTGACTTGGATAGACTTCAATCAGCATCATGGCTCTTTTGGTCATTAAATCGTATTGCTTAACCTGAGAATACGCTTCTAACAATAACATATTGGTTTCAAGATCTGTATCTGAATGTGCTTTTAAATCTTTTTCATAATATTTAATTGCATTTTCAAACTGGCCTTTGCTGTGATAAAATTTTCCAATTTCTTTAGCGACATCAACATCTTTATCGTTATCAAAATACGAAATGGCTTTTTCTAAATCTGTTGAATATTGCGGATTTTTGTTTACAAAAATCAAAAATTCATTCAAAGTTCTATGTTTAATTTTTGAATCAATTTTTGAGCTTGCTAAAATTACATTCATCGATTTTATAGCTTTATCTGCCTGATTAGCATCCAAATAAGTTTTAAACAAACTTATTTGAGCCCATTCTGAATTCGGAATTTCTTTTGCCAATTGTTTGGCCACTTCTAAAGACTTCTCATTTTCATTATTTTTTGAATACAAAAGAATTAGATTCAAATAATTTGATTCTTCTTTCGGATCTTTTTTAATCTGCTGAATCAGATTGTCAATTTCTGCATTTTGATATTTTCCTTGCGAGAGAATCTGCGCTTTATAAATTTCACGATCTGAAGATTTTCCGAATTTATCATTCATTTCGTTTATAGCAATCAATGCCTTGTCATACTGATTTGTAATCATATACAACGAAATCAAATCGTCTTTGTATTCTTCATCAAAAACAATAATTTTTTGAATGATTTCAATTGCCAAAGCATAGTTTTTTGTCTCATAACTTACATCGTAAATTCCGAGCCAAAACCATTTATTTTTAGGATCAAGCTGTGTTGCTTTTTCAAAAGCATCTTGCGCATTTTGATATTGTTTAAGCGCTAGATAATTCTTCCCTAATTCAAAATAAGCTACTGCGTCATTGGGTTTTAGTTTGATACATTTTTCCAATGACACAATTGCTTTATCATAATTTTCGATTCCTTTTTGTTTTAATGATTCATAAAATGAGTCTTGATATTCGTCTGTTGCCATAGCAATGTCCTCGGGCTCTGTCTGTGCAAAAGCCGAAAACGATGTGCTAAATAAAGCAACAAGCAAAACTGTAAAAACTCCTTTTTTAATCATTTCTAAAATTTACATCTTAAACAAAAAAACGAAACTTTCTTCTTTTTTATTTTATTCTAAAACAGCGTAATCACCAATACTAATACTAGTAAATTTACCATCATAACTTACATGATTTCCGATCATTGCGTTATCTAAATCAGCATTTTTAATTTGAGAATACGTCTGAATTAAACTGTTTTTGATCGTGCTATCTGTAACATGACATCCGTTTCCTAAAGAAACATTTGGACCAATAGTTGTGTTTTTTAAAACAACATTTTCTCCGATATAACAAGGCGGAATAATTGTTGAATTTTCTAATTTTACACCATAGTCTACTAAATGTTCTCCGTCATTGTGAAGAAAACCTAACATTCTTGTATTTGTTTCAACAGTAACATCTTTGTTTCCGCAATCCATCCATTCGTCAACGCTTCCGGTTTTGAAAACTTTTCCGTTAGCCATCATCGCTTTGATACCGTCATTAATCTGGTATTCTCCACCATTTTGAATATTATTATCCAAAACATTTTGAAGTTCATTTCTTAAAACTCCAACTTCTTTAAAATAATAAATTCCGATAACCGCTAAGTCACTAACAAATTCTTTTGGTTTTTCAACCAACTCAATAATTTCATTATTTTGGTTTAGTTTTACAACACCAAATGCTTCTGGCTGTTCAACTTGCTTTACCCAAATTACAGCATCTGCTTCTGGATCTAATTCAAAATCTGCTCTAATTAAAGTATCTGCATAAGCAATTACCGCTGGTCCAGAAAGAGAATCTTTTGCACACATAATTGCGTGACCAGTTCCCAAAGGTTGATCCTGACGGTATATAGCAGCTTTTGCTCCTAATCCTTTAGCCAAATCTTCTAAGCTTTTTACAACATCATCTCCAAAAAAAGCTTCGTCTCCTAAAATAAAAGCCACTTCTTCAATTGGTTCTTTTAATATTTTGGCAATATCTTCAACTAAACGATGTACAATAGATTTACCTGCAACAGGAATTAATGGTTTTGGAACAGTTAATGTATGAGGCCTCAATCTCGATCCGCGGCCTGCCATTGGCACAATTATTTTCATTCTTTATTTGATTTTATAAGAAGATTTGAAAAAATCTTCGTGGGGTTTGGTCTTTCTTTTTTTTGTTCTGTTTATTACAGAAATTTATTTTACTCCAGTGCTTCCGAATCCTCCTTCACCTCTTGATGTTTCAGAAAGTGTTTCAACTTCGATCCATTCAGCTCTTTCGTGTTTTGCAATAATCAATTGTGCAATTCTTTCTCCATTTTCAATTACAAAATCGTCATTAGATAAATTTACTAAAATTACACCAATTTCTCCTCTGTAATCTGCATCAATAGTTCCAGGCGAATTTAAAACTGTTACGCCTTTTTTTGCCGCCAGACCACTTCTTGGTCTTACTTGCGCTTCGTAACTAATTGGCAATTCGATAAAAAGTCCTGTTTTTACAATCGCTCTTTCTAAAGGTTTTAACGTAATTGCGTCAGAAATATTGGCACGTAAATCCATTCCTGCAGAAGCAATTGTTTCGTAGTTTGGTAAATCGTGCTGAGATTTATTGATTATTTGTATTTTCATTTTTAAATAAATATTTTTTATAAGTGTCTTATTTTCTTTTCATTATTCCTTTTATAGTATCTTTTTCAAAATGATAAACCAAATACATAAAGGCTAAAAGAAGCGGAATTCCAACATAATATTTTTCTCTAAATCCGTAAAACGAGATAATCGAAAATAATATAGAAACTCCTAAATAAGCGCCAATTTTATTCATGTCATAAGGAATTGGATAATATTTATTTCCTAAAACATAAGAAATAAGCATCATGCTTCCGTAAGCCGAAATGGTTGCAATTGCAGAACCATAATAACTGTATTTTGGAATTAAAAGATAATTTAAAACCAAAGTTACTATAGCGCCTACTATAGAAATATAGGCTCCAATTTTTGTTTTATCTGTAAGTTTATACCACACCGATAAGTTGTTATAAATTCCTAGAAAGAAATTTGCCAAGATAATTAATGGCACCACTTTCATTGCTTCCCAATATGATTTATTGTCTAATAAAAGGTATTTTAGAACATCAGCAAAAACAATTACGCCTAATAAAATTAGAGATCCCAATATCACAAAATATTTGGTAATTACTGCATAAGTTTGTGGCGCATTTTCATTTTTAGCATGGCTGAAAAAGAAAGGCTCAATTCCTAATCTGAAAGCTGTAGCAAAAAGAACCATAAACAATCCTAACTTATAACAGGCTGAATATGCTCCAACCTCAGATTTTGCCAAGTTTTCTGGAAGCAAATAACCTAATAAGATTTTATCGAAATGTTCATTTACGGCAAAAGCTAATCCGGCAACCAAAATTGGCAGACCGTATTTCATCATTCTTCTCCAAAGTTCTGGATCGAATTTTCGTCCAAGCGAAAGATAATTTGGAGAAAGAACTATAAATGTGGCCAAACTTGCCAAAAGATTTGCAATGAAAATGTACGCGATTTGAAAGTTTTCGACATATAAATTATCCCAAACAGAACCCGGATTTTCTGCCGCCAAAGTAGGCAGATACATTAAGAAAAAGATATTAAGCAAAAGATTTATAACTACATTTCCAATCTTAATAGCAGCATAAACCATTGGTCTTTGATTGGCTCTTAATTTAGAAAACGGAATTAAAACCAATGCATCTAATACCAAAATCCAAACAGTATAAGTAATGTATTGAACGTCTACTTCTGCAAGATTGGCGAGGGTATTTCTAAAAATTAAAGCAACAAAAAGAAAGATAATTGAAGTCCAAAATATTGAAATAGTAGAAGTTGCAATTACATTTTTCTTGTCATCTTCGGCACTGTAAAATCTAAAAAAGGCAGTTTCCATTCCGTAAGAAAGAACTACGTTAAAGAAAACCATCCAAGACAATACGATTGAAACTTCGCCATACTCTGCCGTTGGTAAAATTCCTGTATATAATCTCACTAATAAAAAACTTAGCATTCTTGGTAAAACTGTTGCCAGACCGTAAATTGCTGTTTGCTTAAATAGATTTTTATATAATCCCAAAATATAATTATAATAGTGTTTGTAAGACAAAAATAACCATTTCTTTTGTTTAATGGTGTTTTTGTTGATGCAATAAAATAAAGTTCTGTTTGTTTTTAGACAGTCATTTTCTTTTCGTCTAAAATTTTTACAAAATGAAACCCTCTTGGAGCGTAACCTTGATTGTAGTAAAATCTATGAGCTCCAAAATTTCCCGTAAAAGCATCCAGAACAATACTGCTGCAATTTAATTCCACTGCTTTTTCCTCTATATAATCGGTAAGCAATTTTCCAATTCCTTTAGAACGGTGATTTGGATTTACAACAAAATTATCTATTTCTAAATATTTTCCCGTCCATAATTTAGTTGCAGACCAGCAACCTGTAAGTCCTACACAAATATCATTTTCAAAAACAGCGATTTGAGTATAATTATGAGGAAGCATTTCAGAAAGAAAAGATTCATATTTTTCTAAAGTTATGTTTGGATATAAAAACTTGATTGTTTCTATTTGAGCTAACATTTCTGGAATGGTAGTAAGTTCTTTTATAAGTAGCTGTTTCATAGAATTTTACTGTAATATAATCAAAAATAATTAATTTGTTAGTTAATAGTTATATAATTAAAAATCAAAGACATGTGAAATATATAAATTAGACATGAAAATTATGTAACTTTTTTTAGACAGTCTTTTCCTAAATTTGTTTCACAGGGATTGAGAAAGCTAAATACAACCCTTATAAAAAAGGAAGCACTGGGACTGATAAAGCTTGTTTGTTCCCATAAAAGACAAAGCATAAGGGATTGATTCAGCTGTATTGTAACCCTAATAAAAACAGAGCACTGGGACTAATAAAGCTTGTTTGTTCCCATAAAAGACAAAGCAAAAGGGATTGATTCTGCTGAAATGTAACCCTCAAAAAAACAGAGCATTGGGATTAATAAAGCTAGTTTGTTCCCATGAAAGACAAAGCACACAGAGTTATCTGTCTATTTTTATAAAATGGTAGTGATTCTCAACTTTTGAATAATTTGAGAATCACCATTTTATAAAATTATTTTTAAAAAAGAAAACTTCCAATAAATAAAAAGCCAGCAAATGCTGGCTTTTTATTTTATATATAATGGAATTTATTACCCATTTAAAGCTTCTGCTCCACCAACAATTTCCAAAATCTCACTTGTAATCGCAGCTTGACGAGCTTTGTTGTAAGTTAATTTCAATTGGTTTCTTAATTCAGTAGCATTATCTGTTGCTTTGTGCATAGCAGTCATACGCGCTCCGTGCTCAGAAGCAAATGAATCGCGGATACCTTTATATAATTGTGTTTTTAAAGACTTAGGAATTAAAGTCAAAACAATTTCTTCTTTAGAAGGTTCAAAAATATAATCTCCAGCAGAAACATTTTTGTCAGAATTGATAGGAGCCAATGGTAAAAATTGCTCTACTTGAACAATCTGTGTTGCTGCATTTTTAAATTGATTATAAACCAACTCAATTCTGTCATAATCTCCAGATAAAAATTTCTCCGTCAAATTATCTGCAATTCCAGCAACATTTTCAAAAGTTAAATGATCAAAAATTGCATTATGATGACCGTGAACTTTATGAGTTTTGCTTAAAGCGTCATTTCCTTTTTTACCAATAGCAAAAACATCAACTTGCTTTCCAGCGTAAAACTGTGTACGGTTTTTAATCTCTTTAATAATATTTGAATTGAAAGCGCCGCATAAACCTCTGTTTGAAGTTATAGCTACTAACAATACTTTTTTTACTTCACGTTGTGTAGTGTAATCTCCTCCAACTTCACCTTCAAGTGTAGAAGAAAGATCTTGCAATAACTCCGTTAATTTCTCGGCATAAGGACGCATTGCAGTGATTGCATCTTGTGCTTTCTTCAGCTTTGCAGCAGAAACCATTTTCATAGCCGATGTAATCTGCATCGTCGATGAAACGGAAGTAATTCTATTACGGATTTCCTTTAAATTTGCCATCTATTAATTAGAAAATGTGACAATTTGAAAATTAGATAATCAGAAGAATGTTAAACCATTTTCTAATTATCTAATTAACGAATTATCTAATTAGTTATATTTTGCTGAGATTTCTTTTGCTGCTTTTTCGATAACATCTGTAATGCTGTCATCTAATTTACCAGCTTTCAACGCGTTAAGCGTATCTTTATGTTTACTGTTTAAGTAAGCTAAGAAATCAGCTTCAAATTCTTTTACTTTTTCTACAGGAACGTTTCTTAATAAGTTTTTAGAACCAGCGTAGATAATCGCTACTTGGTTTTCAACTGTATAAGGATCATTTAAACCTTGTTTCAAGATTTCAACGTTTCTTTTACCTTTTTCAATTACGTTTAAAGTAACAGAATCTAAGTCAGAACCAAATTTAGCAAAAGCTTCTAATTCACGGAATTGAGCTTGATCTAATTTTAAAGTTCCAGAAACTTTCTTCATAGATTTAATTTGAGCATTACCTCCAACACGAGATACAGAGATACCTACGTTAATAGCAGGACGAACTCCAGAGTTGAACAAATCTCCATCAAGGAAAATCTGACCATCTGTAATCGAGATTACGTTTGTTGGAATATATGCAGAAACGTCTCCAGCTTGAGTTTCGATAATTGGTAAAGCAGTTAATGAACCACCACCTTTTACGATAGATTTGATAGAATCTGGTAAATCGTTCATGTTTTTAGCGATACCATCATCAGCAATTACTTTACAAGCACGCTCTAATAAACGAGAGTGTAAGTAGAAAACGTCTCCAGGGTAAGCCTCACGTCCCGGTGGTCTTCTTAATAAAAGAGAAACCTCACGGTAAGCAACAGCTTGTTTAGATAAATCATCATAAACGATAAGAGCTGGACGACCAGAATCTCTGAAATACTCTCCAATTGCAGCACCAGCGAATGGAGCATAAACTTGCATTGGAGCAGGATCAGAAGCATTAGCAGCAACGATAACTGTATAAGCCATTGCTCCTTTTTCTTCTAACATTTTAGCGATTCCTGCTACAGTTGAAGCTTTTTGTCCAATTGCAACATATATACAGAATACAGGTTTTCCTGCATCATAAAATTCTTTTTGATTTAAGATTGTATCGATACAAACAGTTGATTTACCTGTTTGACGGTCACCGATTACAAGCTCACGCTGTCCACGACCAACTGGGATCATAGCATCAACTGCTTTTACTCCTGTTTGTAATGGTTCAGTTACTGGCTGACGGAAGATAACACCAGGTGCTTTTCTTTCCAAAGGCATTTCGTATAAGTCTCCACCGATTGGTCCTTTTCCATCAATTGGAAAACCAAGTGTGTTAACAACACGTCCTACCATTTGCTCACCTACTTTAAGAGAAGCAATACGTTGAGTTCTTTTTGCAGTAGATCCTTCTTTAAGTCCAGTTGATGGTCCTAAAAGTACAACCCCAACATTATCCTCTTCAAGATTCAATACGATACCTTCCATACCGTTATCAAATTCTACTAACTCTCCATATTGTACATTAGATAGCCCGTAAACACGAGCAATACCGTCTCCAACTTGAAGTACTGTTCCTACTTCCTCTAGCGTAGCACCAGATTCAAAACCTTCTACTTGCTTTCTTAATATTGCTGAAATTTCAGCAGGTTTGATTTCCGCCATCTTAATTTATAATTTAGACACTTTTTGTGTTATAAAAACTAATTACTTAACTCTCTTTTTAATACTTGTAATCTGTTTGCAACAGAAGCATTGTATTGCTTGTCACCTATTCTCAAAATAAATCCACCGATAATAGCTGGATCTACTATATTTTCAATTGTAATTTTTTTATCAGATAAAGTCGCGATTTTTGCTAAAACTTTAGCTTCTAATTCTGCATCCATAGGAATTGCAGTTGTCACTTTTGCAACTTCAATACCATTGCTCTCATCATATACTTTACTATATTCAACAGCAATTGCATTTAAAATTTCAAATCTTTTGTTTTCGAATAATAATTGAAATAACCCTTTAGTTACACCATTTACATTTGCGAAAACTTCTAAAAGAGCACTTTGTTTAACTTCAACAGTTGTTGTTGGGTTTTCAATAAACGTACTCAATTCTACATTAGTTTCAATTGCATTTGCAATTGATTTCATATCGTTATTTACAGCTTCGGCAACACCTTTAGAGTTTGCTAAGTCCAAAATTGCTTTTGCATAACGAATTGCTGCTCTTGTACTTGCCATAGTCTTAGTTTAACTTTACGTCACCTAACATTTTCTCAACTAATTTAGTTTGAGATTCTTTGTTAGATAATTCTTCTTTCAATAATTTTTCAGCAATGCTTAACGATAAAGTTGAAACTTGAGATTTCAATTCTGCCATAGCAGCATTTTTTTCGCTTTCGATAGCAGCTTTAGCTTGCTCGATCATTTTTTGACCTTGAGCTTGAGCTTCATTTTTAGAATCAGCAATCATTTTCTCTTTCATTTCGCGAGCTTCTTTTAACATAGCATCACGTTCTGCACGAGCTTCATTCAAAATTCTTTGGTTATCAGCTTGTAAATTTTGCATTTCTTGTCTTGCATTTTCTGCAGAAAGTAACGCATCTTTAATTCCTTGCTCTCTATCATTTACTGCATCAAGAATTGGTTTCCATGCAAATTTTTTCAACAAGAAAATTAATCCAACAAATATTAATACTTGCCAAAAGAACAAACCGAACTCGAACTGATTTATTAACTTTTCCATTATATAGAATTATAAATTTTAAATTATATCTTTTAAATTGTCTTGAAGAGCAATTTTATTTTTAATGTTTTATTTTTAAAACAATAGTTACAACCAACCGTTGCAACTATTGTTTTTTGTGTTTTAATTAAGCAGCGAATAATGCAGCGAAACCAATACCTTCAATAAGTGCAGCAGCGATAAGCATAGCTGTTTGGATTTTTCCTGAAGCTTCTGGCTGACGAGCGATAGCGTCCATTGCTGAACCACCAATTCTACCAATACCTAATGCAGCTCCGATTACGATTAATCCAGCTCCTACGAAATTTAAACCGTTCATATTTGTATATATTAAAAATTAAACATTCAATTTTGATTTTAGATCTTAGATTATAGACTTTAGATTTTTGCAAATCTGAAATCTAGATTCTGAAATCTAAATTTTAGTGATGCCCCTCCTCTTCGTGGTGGTGCTCTTCTACTGCTGAACCAAAATAAAGTGCAGACAGCATTGTAAAAATATAGGCTTGTAAAAATGCTACTAAAATTTCTAGAATAGAAAGTGCAAATGATAATCCGAAAGAAAGACTGCTTCCAATCCAGCTTTTAAAGATAAACATTAAACCGATAATACTCATTAATACGATGTGACCTGCAAAAATGTTAGCGTACAAACGAATCATTAATGAAAATGGTTTGATGAAAACTCCTAACAATTCAATTGGAGCCAAAATAATTCTCATTGGTTTTGGCACTCCTGGCATCCAGAAAATGTGACCCCAGTAATTTTTATTTGCAGTAAGATTTGTAATTAAGAAAGTAAGGATTGCTAAAGAGAATGTAATTGTTAAATTACCAGTAGCATTAATTCCTAGTGGAGTTAATCCGAAAATATTTAAGAACAATACAAAGAAAAAGATTGTCAATAAATAACTCATGTATTTTTTATAGTGCTTTTCTCCAATGTTTGGAATCGCAACGTCATCACGAATAAAAAGTACTAAAGGTTCGAAAATTCTACCAACTCCAGAAGCAATTCCTCCGTTTTTAGCATACGATTTTGCTAAACTTGTAAATAACCAGAACATTAATAAAGCAGATACTATAATAGAAAGTACTGTTTTAGTAATTGAGAAGTCTAATGGACGAACATTTGTTGGGTGACCTGTTTTTTCGTCTTCAGTAATTGTGCCTTTAGCATCAGTTTTGTAAATTTTACCATCGTGGTGGTTAATTACATAAAAGTTACCGTTTGACTCAGCTACTTCGTGTCCGTGGTGAAATTTAGAAGAAGAAAAAATATGTAAACCATTATCCCAAAGAATTACTGGCAATGGAAAACCATAATATGTACCTGTCTCATCATCTTGTGTTAAAGTAAAATCATGAGAGTCTAATACGTGGTGACCAATAAATGCTTTAATCTTAGATTTAACATCTGTTGGCTCTGCATGATGGCCTTCTGCAGCACCTTCATGGGCTACTTCAGTTTGAACATGCTTTGAGTCTTTTTCAGTATTTGAAAAACTCATTAGTGGAAGACAAGCTACTAAAGCTGCAAGAATAAATCTGAGTGGTTTGTTTGAAATCACCATATCTGTGGAAAATCTTATTTTTTACGTTTCTAAAATTTGGTGCAAAGGTACATTTTTTATTAATATTCAAAAGGATATGAAAAATTATTTTTAAACCTTGTTTTAAAGAATTGTTATTTTAACGCTTTTCATTTAATAATCGGGCAGTTAAAAGCGTCTGAAATAACAAAAACAGAAGAAATGTTATAAAAAAATTAGTTTTTTCAACAGAGCCTTGAGAAATGTTGCTTGATAAAATCGGTCGTAAAAATCCGTAGTAAATAAACATTTGCACAAAAGTTCCCAACATAAAGAACATTCCAATGCTATCAAATTTATCCGTTAGGAATTTTAATGTTAGTATTAATAATAAGGTAGAAAAAAATAAAAAGATAAGATACAGCACTTCTAAACTGTAAAAAAAGTTCTGATCGTTAATTTTAAAAATGAAGAAAACTCCTTTATGTATTATATAGGAAGCAAAAGCGAGAATAATTAAATGAAAAACAAGTTTATATTTCTTTAAAAACATCTTGAATATTTTTTTGCAAAGATGCGATATTATTTAAAGCCGTTTTTAAACTTTATTTACTTTGTTTTATTAATCTCATTGACCTGACGAATAACGTTATATAGCGCCAATGCAACGCCAACCATAACCAGTATCTTATTATAGTAAACTTTTTCGCTTGGATGATTTTCGTCTAACCAGGTACCGAGATAAGAAAACAAAAATATAATAACACCCATTTGAATGGGAATATTAATGAGTGCTATCCATTTATTTCCTCTATTTTTATTCGGTTCCTTTTCCATCTTCTAGCATTATTACTTCATTTGAATGGGCAAGCATTGTGCAGGTTGCCGTGAAGTCAGCTCCTGGTTCTATTGAAAGTTTTCCTACTGCTACTTCTCCATGAATTTGAGCCGTCGATTTGATATTAAGGATTTCAAGAACTTTTATTTTTCCGTGAAATTCTCCTTCTATATCGGCATTGTTACAGATTATTTCTCCTTTTACAGATCCCTTAGCGCCAATTACGATTTTGCCTTGTGAAGTAAAATTTCCAATCAATTCGCCGTCTAGTCTAAAATCGGCTTTAGAAACTATGTCTCCT from Flavobacterium sp. YJ01 carries:
- a CDS encoding AtpZ/AtpI family protein, producing MEKEPNKNRGNKWIALINIPIQMGVIIFLFSYLGTWLDENHPSEKVYYNKILVMVGVALALYNVIRQVNEINKTK
- the atpB gene encoding F0F1 ATP synthase subunit A, which translates into the protein MVISNKPLRFILAALVACLPLMSFSNTEKDSKHVQTEVAHEGAAEGHHAEPTDVKSKIKAFIGHHVLDSHDFTLTQDDETGTYYGFPLPVILWDNGLHIFSSSKFHHGHEVAESNGNFYVINHHDGKIYKTDAKGTITEDEKTGHPTNVRPLDFSITKTVLSIIVSALLMFWLFTSLAKSYAKNGGIASGVGRIFEPLVLFIRDDVAIPNIGEKHYKKYMSYLLTIFFFVLFLNIFGLTPLGINATGNLTITFSLAILTFLITNLTANKNYWGHIFWMPGVPKPMRIILAPIELLGVFIKPFSLMIRLYANIFAGHIVLMSIIGLMFIFKSWIGSSLSFGLSFALSILEILVAFLQAYIFTMLSALYFGSAVEEHHHEEEGHH
- a CDS encoding polymer-forming cytoskeletal protein, with the protein product MFEKVKKNGTEQLGKTNRIVEGTSIIGDIVSKADFRLDGELIGNFTSQGKIVIGAKGSVKGEIICNNADIEGEFHGKIKVLEILNIKSTAQIHGEVAVGKLSIEPGADFTATCTMLAHSNEVIMLEDGKGTE
- the atpH gene encoding ATP synthase F1 subunit delta, with translation MASTRAAIRYAKAILDLANSKGVAEAVNNDMKSIANAIETNVELSTFIENPTTTVEVKQSALLEVFANVNGVTKGLFQLLFENKRFEILNAIAVEYSKVYDESNGIEVAKVTTAIPMDAELEAKVLAKIATLSDKKITIENIVDPAIIGGFILRIGDKQYNASVANRLQVLKRELSN
- the atpE gene encoding ATP synthase F0 subunit C; amino-acid sequence: MNGLNFVGAGLIVIGAALGIGRIGGSAMDAIARQPEASGKIQTAMLIAAALIEGIGFAALFAA
- a CDS encoding F0F1 ATP synthase subunit B, with the protein product MEKLINQFEFGLFFWQVLIFVGLIFLLKKFAWKPILDAVNDREQGIKDALLSAENARQEMQNLQADNQRILNEARAERDAMLKEAREMKEKMIADSKNEAQAQGQKMIEQAKAAIESEKNAAMAELKSQVSTLSLSIAEKLLKEELSNKESQTKLVEKMLGDVKLN